The Penicillium psychrofluorescens genome assembly, chromosome: 2 nucleotide sequence TGCTAGCGACTCTGGCGATCTTGCTTTTGAGATCCGGGAGGGAGGAGGCGTATTTCTTGTTGAAGGACGGGGATTGCATGTTGCGCGCTGTATGGTACGTTTATTATCACCCAATGATTtaagaaaagaaggaataCGTACTGCCCTGACCCGGCACACCTGGGAAATGGTTCTTGTTGTACTTGAAATCGACACTTTCAAACGCCATCAGACTGATGATAGCAGCCTGCTCTGCCTTCGACGTGACTTTGTATGTGTCAAAGGATTGGGAGGTGTACTTGGCGGCGGTCTTTGCAGTCGCACACTCGCCCTTGGCGGGAGCATCGGTGCATGTGTTTGATTTAGGCGCAATGGCTTCCACCTGGGCTTGCGTGAGAGCGGCGTCGCGAGCGATCAGAGGAAAGGTAAATGAGACTGGGGCTGTGGCGGAGAAGAGGGAcaggttgaggaggaagagggtgGTAAGGTAGAGGTGCCACATCTTGCGTGTAGGAGAGCAAGGGCGAATGAGAGCAATGGAGATTGGTCAGTAATTATATCTTGAGAAATGAGGACAGCGGTTCAGAGAAAGCCAAGAGGGTGGTTGCTTTATATATGGGCTGCCCACTACATTGCTGAGAGAGGTGGGCGGGGGAACCGCTGCATAGCCGCCCATTGCTGGGCATTGTGGCCAGCAGGCTGGTAGACAAAGGGTCAGTCACGAAGAATGTGAGACCAAGGGTTGAGCGATGTAATGGAGCTAGGGTTTCGGAGGGTTGGTCTGAAACGCCGCTCAACCCAACCTCAGCAAGGAATGCCAGCGCCAAGAATGCGAATGAAGCAAGTAGTATCAAGCAAGTAGATTTCTTTGATCTCAGATCCCAGAAGTAAGTCTAAAGGTTGGTTACAAATCATAAAGAGGTAGGTAAATAGAGGGGACCAAGCAATCCAAGAgcaatcccaccaccacacagCAGGCGTGGGCATAGATCCCTCAAATCGCAGAAAATCAAAACCAATGGCTCCAGGTGAGCAGTCAATCCAGGGTCCCGCCAACGAGACTGAATCACCATGCATAGCGCTCTCAAACAGAAGGTAAATAAAAGTGTACATATAAATGCTGAGATGCACAGATCGTGTCCAAGGCCGTATCAATACACACAAAATACACAGGAATGATCAAATCAATCATCGTGGCGACTGAGCTCGTACGAGGTCTCGGTGACCCCGCGAgcctcttcgtcttccttgAAGCTGACGCGTCGGAGGAGCGTGGGGAGCATGCGCGAGCGCCGcgtgggcgaggaggagaggcgGGACGGGCTGATGAGGGAGGGCACCTTGGTGTAGCGGTAGCGGTACTTGGCTCCCAGGAGCATGACCCGACCATACGACCACCAGAGGCAGAAGCCGACCACGCCAGCTAGgctgaagccgaggaagGTTAGGAGAATCCAGTGTTGGCCCATCCAGAAGATGAAGCGCGCGTCCTTGCCGTGCCAGCTGTTGCCCCGGTGGTGGGTGAAGAAGCTCCAGGAGAACCGGTTGTACTCGTCCTGCATGAGGATGCGCACGCGGCCGGCTTCGCTGGGTCGGTCCTGCATGTACTCCTTCCAGATAACCGACAAGAACAGCGGACCAGTGGAATACATGACCGTGATATATGGGAGCAGCCAGCTGCGGTCATATTGTTGTAACAATTCGATCACACGGAGGAAGAATGGGTGCTGGGGTACCGAGCCCATGGCATCGTTCGAGATGCCCGTGGGAACCGTTCGGCGCACCCACGCGGGATAAGCGAGCAAAGGGTCCAACCGGCGATTACAGCCCTGCCACGGTCATGTTAGAAACTTAATTTTccaaaaaaagggggggaggggatTCCTACATCGTCCAGATCGATATATGTCCCACCATAGTGCGCCAGGACGAAGTAGCGGATCGAATCAGCCCGCTGGATGGGGTACTTGTAGCCGTCAAACGTCTCGAGAAACCAGGGGTACTCGGCCGCGATGAATTCACGCGATTTCTCGTTCGTCCAGAGCTGGGAGTTGTTAGTTATCTGCAGATCCGAAAAAAACACTTCCAGGCAACCACATACAATATATTCATAATCAGGATGCAAGTCAATGCAAGTCCGCTGCGCTTCCACCCACACCTCGGGGATAGTCTCGTTCTTGTAGGTCTGGTGAATGATCTTGGGGATGATCTGTGGGCGTTGCTCGATCAGGCTGGAATTGGGCGAGGGCAGCtcggcatggtggatggcgtcggcggcggcatcttcgAGGAGCAGTGAGAGCAGGGTCGAGACGCTTCGAACCAGGAACGCGATGATGAGCAGGTTGACCAGCAGAAAGATCACGAGTCCGCGTCGCATaatggcggcggcgagagAAGAACGGTCACCCCAGTTTGGGAGTCAACCAGAATCCTCCGTCGAGGCACGACCAATTCAGGGACGGGTTTCAACAGCAAGGACTCTCAACACCAATCCAGGGTCATGAAGTTCGTCGTGTGCTCAGGGGCACGTGGGAGAAgagacgagaaagaaaggagtCGTGGTGCCGAAGAGAGAACGACGTTCGTTCCAGGGGAAAATCTGGGGTTGGAACTCAGGGGAAGAGGGTTGGGATTCAATGGCcaggaggagagggaaggaCGTCGTATGGGGAAACCGATtaaggagagaaagacaatTGAGAAAGGAAAACCCCAGGGAAAGCAAGTTGGAGGCCAAAAGGAGCGACGAGCGGGAGAGGTGGGGAGGGAACTAAGGCCAAAAGAGAAGCGATGGTTGAACTCTGGAGAGCCAGGGGCGAGTGGAATTTACGCCCGTAAGTGACCGTATCCCTCCCGCGATTGACCCGCGGTGTATGGTCACGCGATACAAGAGGCTGAGGGCGTGGCTAATCTGACTCAGCGGGGATGGTCATTGGCTCCACGCCACGGCCGGCGGGTCTGAAAGGGGCATTTTTCGCCGTTGACCCGGTTGAATTACGCACTAGGTCCATGGTTATCAGAGGCGTCGTCATCGAGAAAGAAATACATCCCTAGGTACCCAGAGCCATGTGGGGGGTGCGCAGCAGAGCAGAGTGGATTCGTTTTCGCGCCGGGGCACGTTCCCTGCGCCAGCATCGCATGGCCTGCCACAACCGCATCATCATTGTGGCAGTACCCTCGCCACGGGGTTGTGGAGTGTGCACGGGGCAGCTGGGGGATGCGCtaggtggtggtggtgatggtggtggttaATCTATTGCGCCCAACCGCTACCATGATGACCCGGTTCTGCTGCCACGGCTAAAGGACCGCCTGTACACAGTTCTATCGCCTGCCTGGGATGCCTTGCTGGCAGGCTGGTCTTGCTGCCTACAGCGAAGTGGCCCACCCAAATCGCCCCCACAGCCACTGGACGAGCCTGTCGCCTCCACGCACCCATGGCTCGTCGGGCGGCGTGTTCGGCCGTACCTAGGATGGACGTACAGGAAACAGTAGGCGAACTAGGCAACCGCAAGGGATTGTTCGACAGCATGTACCATGTAGGTACTAAACTGCGAGTCCGATGATCAGCGGCTGGACATGACGTGAGTGGCCTCGACTAAACTTGGATCGTGCGATGGGCTAGTTATCGTCCAATGAGGGGGAGAAACGGTAGTCTATATTGTGTATGCCATGGCATTCAATACAATGATCAAGGGTATCTATTCTCTTGGCTATGTTCAatgcagaaagaagaatgaaAAAATGAAataaataagaaaaaaaagtcgCTCAGAAACCAATCCATGCATAACCATGACCCAATTCCTCTCTGCTGATCATCTTTGACTGTTTGAGACTCCGCGCCAATTCGTTTTTCTTCGGTCGATAGACGTCAATGAAAACGCTATACGAATCAACATGTATAAGCAGCCGGATGCAATCTCAACATCCATTGCCTCGCCCAACTCGATGGCATCACTCATCGCACCTCCGGagcagccgcggccgcaaACTCACGGTTCAGGTTCGCCGCATCCGTACCGGCATCCACCCGCTCAAATAGACGGCGCCACCACACCGGCGGATCCAGTGGCCGGTGTCCACCATGCAGAGACGGATAGACATCGTTGAAGAAGTACCACACATGGCCCACGACGACACCACAGATCTCATCCTTCGGCACGGTGCCATGGACAATGAGACTGAACCCCATTAGCACCCAGGGCAGGTAGGGCGCCGTAAAGACGAGCAGACCCAAAAAGCTCAGCCGAGTCTCCGGGTTCCGTCGCGCCCAGATATATACCAGACTCGAGGAGAGCGACGTGCCCAGGAAAGGCAGCGACAGAAACGGCGACATCAGCAGCAGTGAGGACATGGCGTAGAAGAGCAGCCAGGCGAAGTGCGCGGGGGAGCGGCCGGAGGATTCCTCCAGGAGGCGCGAGTAACGCTGCAGAAAGAAGACATGGAATAAGAGATCGAGGTTTAAGGGGCCGAAATAGAGGAATGTGGTGAGCAGTCGCCAGTACTGGGATTTGGCGTACACGGAGCGGAAGCTGTAG carries:
- a CDS encoding uncharacterized protein (ID:PFLUO_002469-T1.cds;~source:funannotate), which encodes MWHLYLTTLFLLNLSLFSATAPVSFTFPLIARDAALTQAQVEAIAPKSNTCTDAPAKGECATAKTAAKYTSQSFDTYKVTSKAEQAAIISLMAFESVDFKYNKNHFPGVPGQGTRNMQSPSFNKKYASSLPDLKSKIARVASNPADLLDLLRDNHGYDFGSGAWFLTTQCSKEVRTALQAGDEEGWQRYISDCVGTSVTDERKEYWQRAIKALGVNS
- a CDS encoding uncharacterized protein (ID:PFLUO_002470-T1.cds;~source:funannotate), with amino-acid sequence MRRGLVIFLLVNLLIIAFLVRSVSTLLSLLLEDAAADAIHHAELPSPNSSLIEQRPQIIPKIIHQTYKNETIPEVWVEAQRTCIDLHPDYEYILWTNEKSREFIAAEYPWFLETFDGYKYPIQRADSIRYFVLAHYGGTYIDLDDGCNRRLDPLLAYPAWVRRTVPTGISNDAMGSVPQHPFFLRVIELLQQYDRSWLLPYITVMYSTGPLFLSVIWKEYMQDRPSEAGRVRILMQDEYNRFSWSFFTHHRGNSWHGKDARFIFWMGQHWILLTFLGFSLAGVVGFCLWWSYGRVMLLGAKYRYRYTKVPSLISPSRLSSSPTRRSRMLPTLLRRVSFKEDEEARGVTETSYELSRHDD
- a CDS encoding uncharacterized protein (ID:PFLUO_002471-T1.cds;~source:funannotate) gives rise to the protein MAAIWENNGQVGQFPLEQWFYEMPPVTRWWTVATVATSVLVQCHVVTAYQLFYSFRSVYAKSQYWRLLTTFLYFGPLNLDLLFHVFFLQRYSRLLEESSGRSPAHFAWLLFYAMSSLLLMSPFLSLPFLGTSLSSSLVYIWARRNPETRLSFLGLLVFTAPYLPWVLMGFSLIVHGTVPKDEICGVVVGHVWYFFNDVYPSLHGGHRPLDPPVWWRRLFERVDAGTDAANLNREFAAAAAPEVR